The Chryseolinea soli genome contains a region encoding:
- a CDS encoding sialidase family protein, whose protein sequence is MNRYPFLALSLLLVAGCSVQKTNETATVIAMDSPAKEGSGEPYLFTDEKGKVYLSWLEKMEGHQAFKYSSLAVGKWSEPILIDSGKNWFVNWADYPMIASSGKDLLAHYLEKNGEGTYSYNVKVTSSPDHGKTWKAPITLHDDGKEAEHGFVSMLPYQEHFFFAWLDGRNTVAEGMENHDGHQGPMSLRAAIVDKEGNKIKEWELDDRTCDCCQTSAALTESGPVVVYRDRSEGEIRDMSIVRFVNNAWTKPEEIHHDNWKIAGCPVNGPRVVANGNFLAIAWYTVSEGRSKVSVIFSQDGGKSFGHPVQVDEGRAIGRVDIVMLEDESIMVSWMEGTTIKAAKVHADGTKDSSLTIASSSEARSSGFPQMTKSGNELFFAWTDDKDNVVKVAKLTL, encoded by the coding sequence ATGAATAGATACCCGTTTCTCGCCTTGTCGTTGTTGCTGGTTGCCGGCTGTAGTGTTCAGAAAACAAATGAAACCGCGACGGTCATCGCCATGGATTCGCCGGCGAAGGAAGGCAGCGGCGAGCCTTACCTGTTTACCGATGAGAAAGGAAAAGTCTACTTGTCGTGGTTGGAAAAAATGGAGGGTCACCAGGCGTTTAAATATTCCAGCCTGGCCGTGGGGAAATGGTCTGAACCGATCCTGATCGATTCGGGAAAGAATTGGTTTGTGAACTGGGCGGACTATCCCATGATCGCATCGTCAGGGAAAGATCTGCTGGCACATTACCTGGAGAAAAATGGAGAAGGAACCTATTCTTATAATGTGAAGGTGACCTCTTCTCCGGACCATGGCAAAACATGGAAAGCTCCCATAACGCTGCACGACGACGGGAAGGAAGCCGAACATGGCTTTGTGTCCATGCTTCCTTATCAGGAGCATTTTTTCTTTGCCTGGTTGGACGGTAGAAATACGGTGGCCGAGGGAATGGAAAATCATGATGGACACCAGGGCCCGATGAGTTTGCGCGCGGCGATTGTCGATAAAGAGGGGAATAAAATAAAGGAATGGGAATTGGATGATCGTACCTGTGATTGTTGCCAAACCAGTGCAGCCCTGACCGAGAGTGGGCCCGTAGTCGTGTATCGGGATCGTTCGGAAGGTGAAATTCGCGATATGTCCATTGTGCGCTTCGTGAACAACGCCTGGACAAAGCCGGAAGAGATTCATCATGACAACTGGAAAATCGCGGGATGCCCCGTGAATGGACCACGCGTGGTGGCCAACGGAAATTTTCTCGCCATTGCCTGGTATACGGTGTCTGAAGGCAGATCGAAAGTAAGCGTGATTTTTTCACAGGATGGAGGAAAGTCTTTTGGTCATCCTGTTCAGGTGGACGAGGGCAGGGCCATTGGCAGGGTGGATATCGTTATGCTGGAAGATGAATCGATCATGGTCAGTTGGATGGAGGGCACTACGATCAAGGCAGCAAAGGTACATGCCGATGGAACAAAGGATTCATCGCTGACCATTGCGTCGTCATCGGAGGCCAGGTCGAGCGGTTTCCCCCAGATGACAAAGTCGGGCAACGAACTGTTTTTTGCCTGGACAGATGACAAGGACAACGTAGTGAAGGTCGCCAAGCTAACGTTGTAG
- a CDS encoding cyclase family protein, producing the protein MKAILSGITFFVIIFLAGCTREQPKDVGTTIRIDNIVDLTHTLTSDFPFIPVKKLTYPFALIPMATLKDNGVEANSWKIHEHLGTHTDAPNHFIANQKSLDQLELKDLIVPVVVIDIEEKASKNSDAVLTVEDIMTFEKAFGKIPDHACVMMYSGWEKHLRDSLFVGLDSQQVKHYPGFSNDAIKFLVEERNIAGIGVDVLSFDPGIDENYTGHKTLFEAGKWGVECVANLDKIPKTGATVIVAAPKVGKATGGFSRIIAVW; encoded by the coding sequence ATGAAAGCAATACTATCCGGGATAACCTTTTTTGTGATCATCTTTTTAGCCGGTTGCACCCGCGAACAACCCAAAGATGTAGGTACCACTATCCGCATCGACAACATTGTTGATTTAACTCATACCCTTACGTCGGATTTTCCTTTCATCCCTGTAAAAAAATTGACCTACCCCTTTGCGCTAATTCCTATGGCAACTTTAAAGGACAATGGCGTCGAAGCAAACTCCTGGAAAATACACGAACATTTAGGCACGCATACCGACGCCCCCAATCATTTCATCGCGAATCAAAAATCGCTGGATCAATTGGAATTAAAAGACCTCATTGTTCCCGTCGTGGTTATCGACATTGAAGAGAAAGCATCAAAAAACAGCGATGCCGTGTTAACCGTTGAGGATATCATGACCTTTGAAAAAGCGTTTGGAAAAATACCCGACCACGCCTGTGTGATGATGTATTCCGGTTGGGAGAAACATTTAAGAGACTCCTTGTTTGTTGGATTGGATAGTCAACAGGTAAAACACTATCCGGGGTTTTCGAATGACGCCATAAAATTCTTAGTTGAAGAAAGAAATATTGCCGGCATTGGTGTTGATGTATTGTCCTTTGACCCGGGGATCGATGAAAATTATACCGGACACAAAACCCTTTTTGAAGCTGGAAAATGGGGCGTAGAATGCGTGGCCAACCTGGATAAAATCCCAAAAACAGGTGCGACCGTGATCGTGGCCGCACCAAAAGTGGGAAAAGCTACAGGCGGATTTTCAAGGATCATTGCCGTTTGGTAA
- a CDS encoding helix-turn-helix domain-containing protein, producing the protein MISKHKLFKHPDYLLSKYQAEVYRQLQQYMDDHSLTQKEIADHLGVSSSYVNQVLKGNFNFTLKKLIELSLMMGKVPTLEFVSINDYLIREGNGDSRSPLGDRATEKVPAARMKSKRSGKSPGKTSAVKPARRN; encoded by the coding sequence ATGATCTCAAAACACAAGCTTTTCAAACATCCCGACTACTTGTTGTCGAAATATCAGGCTGAAGTGTATCGCCAATTGCAGCAATACATGGACGATCACAGCCTCACGCAAAAAGAAATTGCCGATCATTTGGGGGTAAGCAGCTCTTACGTGAACCAGGTGTTAAAAGGCAATTTCAATTTCACGCTAAAGAAATTGATCGAACTATCGCTCATGATGGGCAAAGTCCCCACACTTGAATTTGTGAGCATCAACGACTATTTAATCCGTGAGGGGAATGGGGATTCAAGGAGCCCTTTGGGTGATCGCGCCACCGAGAAGGTTCCGGCCGCTCGCATGAAAAGTAAACGTTCCGGGAAGTCCCCTGGAAAAACCAGCGCGGTTAAACCGGCCAGAAGAAACTGA